A genomic stretch from Oreochromis niloticus isolate F11D_XX linkage group LG11, O_niloticus_UMD_NMBU, whole genome shotgun sequence includes:
- the si:ch211-79k12.1 gene encoding uncharacterized protein si:ch211-79k12.1 has protein sequence MKALLLAAVVSLIHASYASLVIKGPTEPVLEGDTVTLECLYTDSDLNISQVHFEVFSKYMHGWRPIMERYMERYWCFYSLKIQQLADRLVLSIPRAGRYYEGPYRCVSNDQNVTEPDNSSQPLSFKVHYMGELSLSREGYTGYLGTPHELKVRLGDEVVVKCSASSSEEPSYFWYKEGSDWVLPSSSLKLSKLNAMDEGQYTCSARHPSVESLNKKRTISITVLPEDAHWYETSDGRLMLMISAVAVALVVFILSMIVFLCRRAKETKTSKGPIDDRSQKKPIYKASSESLPSTCGDNQPLV, from the exons ATGAAAGCGCTTCTACTTGCTGCAGTGGTCTCCCTGATTCATGCCAGTTATG CATCTTTGGTCATCAAAGGGCCAACTGAGCCAGTTTTGGAAGGAGACACGGTCACGCTGGAGTGTCTTTACACAGACTCCGACCTGAACATCAGCCAGGTCCACTTTGAGGTCTTCTCCAAG TACATGCACGGCTGGCGTCCCATTATGGAGAGATATATGGAGAGATATTGGTGCTTCTACTCACTGAAGATCCAGCAGCTCGCAGACAGGCTAGTGCTGTCTATTCCCCGCGCAGGAAGGTACTACGAGGGGCCCTACCGCTGTGTGTCCAATGACCAAAACGTGACCGAGCCAGACAACTCCTCGCAGCCCCTGTCCTTCAAAGTGCATT ATATGGGGGAGCTGTCACTGTCCAGGGAAGGCTACACCGGATACCTGGGTACCCCACATGAGCTGAAGGTGCGACTCGGAGACGAAGTGGTGGTGAAATGCTCTGCCAGCTCATCAGAGGAGCCGAGCTACTTCTGGTACAAAGAG GGAAGTGACTGGGTTCTGCCCTCTTCTTCACTGAAACTGTCAAAATTGAATGCAATGGATGAAGGACAGTACACTTGCTCCGCTAGGCATCCATCTGTGGAGTCCCTCAACAAGAAACGCACTATCAGCATTACTGTACTGCCGG AGGATGCCCACTGGTATGAGACAAGTGATGGCCGTCTCATGTTGATGATCTCGGCAGTAGCTGTTGCTCTTGTGGTGTTCATCCTCTCGATGATTGTGTTCCTGTGCCGCAGAGCCAAAGAGACCAAGACCAGCAAGGGACCCAT